The proteins below are encoded in one region of Flavobacterium sp. IMCC34852:
- the aroQ gene encoding type II 3-dehydroquinate dehydratase — MKIAIINGPNLNLLGKREPEVYGNITFESFFETLKSQYPTLELSYFQSNIEGELIDKIQEVGFTFDGIILNAAAYTHTSVGIGDAVKAITTPVIEVHISNTFARETFRHQSFISPNAKGIIIGFGLKSYELALQSFL, encoded by the coding sequence ATGAAAATAGCTATCATCAATGGCCCTAATCTTAATTTATTAGGCAAACGCGAACCGGAAGTATACGGAAACATTACCTTCGAGTCTTTTTTTGAAACCTTAAAAAGCCAATATCCTACGCTAGAATTAAGCTATTTTCAAAGCAATATAGAAGGCGAATTGATTGATAAAATTCAGGAAGTTGGTTTCACTTTCGATGGTATTATTCTCAATGCTGCTGCTTATACCCATACTTCTGTTGGTATAGGCGATGCTGTTAAAGCTATCACAACACCGGTTATTGAAGTACATATTTCAAATACATTTGCTCGAGAAACTTTCCGTCACCAATCTTTTATCTCTCCCAACGCTAAAGGAATTATTATAGGTTTCGGATTGAAAAGTTACGAATTGGCTTTGCAATCATTTTTATAA